The Anastrepha ludens isolate Willacy chromosome X, idAnaLude1.1, whole genome shotgun sequence genome includes a window with the following:
- the LOC128870128 gene encoding uncharacterized protein LOC128870128, producing MTGKHTDASTARTDKKPNTRTELQGKQTDRQEEVTDALKKQSGNWTRRTSKDELRMAGSPSEDELLASSQETVEGKALGHSTPTTINQPTTSAKATGQKRGNKGTSRYKLYQRSLASLGRIRKNETEGKVHPKDETDKARCQKVVDEYLAFQAANRTDAKKRNRSHDETGKGTKKHKISDQGAVASKPIKRFSEVARDHLQMALVDETSNRGKSVLDKWSEIETRLSRIVVDHVMANPEGQTPGFDSVEVVRGYRAFLDKRDW from the coding sequence ATGACGGGAAAACATACTGACGCATCGACAGCACGTACAgataaaaaaccaaacacgCGGACAGAACTACAGGGCAAGCAAACAGACAGACAGGAGGAAGTGACGGACGCACTTAAAAAACAGTCAGGCAATTGGACAAGACGTACGAGCAAGGACGAACTGAGGATGGCGGGGTCACCCTCAGAGGATGAGCTCTTGGCCTCCAGCCAAGAAACAGTTGAGGGCAAAGCTCTGGGCCACAGtacgccaacaactataaaTCAACCAACAACATCCGCTAAAGCCACGGGGCAAAAGCGTGGTAATAAAGGTACCTCGAGGTATAAACTCtaccagaggtctctcgctAGCCTTGGCAGGATTCGGAAAAACGAGACCGAAGGTAAAGTTCATCCCAAAGATGAGACCGACAAGGCAAGATGTCAAAAGGTGGTTGATGAATACTTGGCATTCCAAGCCGCCAACAGGACAGATGCCAAAAAACGAAACCGCTCGCATGACGAAACTGGGAAGGGaacaaagaagcacaagatATCGGATCAGGGTGCAGTTGCCTCCAAACCTATCAAGCGATTTagtgaggtggcacgggaccaTCTCCAAATGGCGTTGGTAGACGAAACCTCTAACCGCGGAAAATCAGTGCTTGACAAATGGTCAGAGATTGAGACACGGTTGTCTCGCATAGTCGTTGACCATGTCATGGCGAACCCGGAGGGCCAAACACCAGGTTTCGACTCGGTGGAGGTAGTCCGCGGTTACCGTGCATTTCTTGACAAACGTGATTGGTAA